The DNA sequence ATTCATTAAAAATTATTGAAAAATTAAATGATTGAATGAAATATAACCGTTCAAATACGGCATATTTATATGCACTAAAATCATTAAATATTTTGGCTAACGAGAATGAAACAACATACATTTACAATGAACAGCTTGAACTAGTAGACGAAAATATTGATAATTTTAATTTAAATACTAATAATATGTCCATTGATCATGCAGTAAATTTAATGTTTATTGCTAAATTGGTGGGTTCTAATAAATATGACGAATTAAAAGATAAAGTGTTAAAAAACAAAGAATCCTTTACCAAAAATACTATTGAATTATCAATATTTTATGAATTGAAAGAAAACATTAAAATGTTAAATTTAAGCACAGAATTTTCAGATGTATTAAATTATTATGATGATATGTTTATCAATATTATTCCTGAAAATTCAAACAAAGCCATAGAAATATATTTCAAAAACAGTATTTAACATTATTAATATAAATATAAAAGACATTGTAGTTAAACCAGAACAAAAGTGATAAAATGCCGTGAACTTTTGTTCTACAAGTATATGATACCCACAGGTTGTGGCATAGATAACAACAAATGAAAATAAAATTAAACATTGAAAAAAGGAATAAATAAGTATGGATATCCTTCAAAATTATAAAAACAAAAAAAAGATTTTATTAAGTGTTTTTTTAATCATAATTTTCATGACACTAATATCTGTATTTTTTGCTAAATTTATAATTATTAAAATTGATGGTGTTTCAATGTTACCTCATTACAAAAATGATAGCCTTCATCTAGTTATAAAAACTAATAATTTTACAAATTTAGACGATGTACTAATTAACAAAAACGAATCATTAATAATTAAAAAATTGGTAGGATTAAGTGGCGATTATATATTCATATCAAATAATAAAATTTTGCTAAACAATCAAGACATAACTAATTATTTTATTACTGATAATTTTATAACCGACGAAATTAATATTATTGTTCCGAATAATTCATATTTTGTTTTAGGAACAAATTTATCTAAAAGTAATGATAGTTTAGATTTTGGTTTTTTAACCAAAGAATCAATGATAGGTAAACTATTAATTTAATATTGATTAACCCTACAATGAAGATTTATTAACTTACATTTTACAATACAGATTAATTCTGTATTTTTTTATTTAAACTCAAAATTGACTTGTAATATAATAAAAATATGAAAATATTTAGAATAAAATCAACCAGTCCATATACGACTTTAAGTTTAGAAGAATTAATTACAAGTGACTCTGAAATGACAGGAGATATCTTTTTAATT is a window from the Mycoplasma anserisalpingitidis genome containing:
- the lepB gene encoding signal peptidase I gives rise to the protein MDILQNYKNKKKILLSVFLIIIFMTLISVFFAKFIIIKIDGVSMLPHYKNDSLHLVIKTNNFTNLDDVLINKNESLIIKKLVGLSGDYIFISNNKILLNNQDITNYFITDNFITDEINIIVPNNSYFVLGTNLSKSNDSLDFGFLTKESMIGKLLI